From one Branchiostoma floridae strain S238N-H82 chromosome 3, Bfl_VNyyK, whole genome shotgun sequence genomic stretch:
- the LOC118412099 gene encoding hydrogenase maturation factor HoxX-like: MVACGEDTAVWISHLKASPKKTSLKLPATSVLPSVDVTSLPIDHCEPLSYGTRPKTFQDVWTTRQDGVCYVHFDFYNGAMSTDQCRRLEQVLLRVNKDPDCSVVVLMGGYNFFSNGIHLNVIENSECAATESWANITAIDDVVKAIFSMRSKVTVAALQGNAGAGGVMMALAADKVWSHAGVVLNPHYRKMALFGSEYWTYSLPYRVGIPVAEELTNGMQPLLATKAFDMGESLLLLKS; encoded by the exons ATGGTGGCCTGCGGTGAAGACACTGCCGTCTGGATCTCACATCTTAAG GCCTCCCCCAAGAAGACCAGTCTGAAGCTTCCCGCCACGTCCGTCCTCCCTTCAGTTGACGTCACGTCCCTTCCCATCGACCACTGCGAGCCACTTTCTTACGGCACCAGGCCCAAGACGTTCCAAGACGTCTGGACGACGCGCCAAGACGGCGTCTGCTACGTGCACTTCGACTTCTACAACGGCGCGATGAGCACAGACCAGTGCCGCCGACTCGAGCAGGTTCTGTTACGTGTGAACAAGGATCCCGACTGCTCTGTTGTGGTGCTGATGGGCGG GTATAACTTCTTCAGTAACGGCATTCACTTGAACGTCATCGAGAACTCCGAATGTGCCGCCACCGAATCGTGGGCTAACATCACAGCCATCGATGACGTAGTGAAGGCGATATTCAGCATGCGCAGTAAGGTGACAGTGGCAGCGCTGCAGGGGAACGCAGGGGCCGGAGGGGTCATGATGGCGCTCGCTGCGGACAAG GTTTGGAGCCACGCGGGCGTGGTGCTGAACCCACACTACCGCAAGATGGCGCTCTTCGGGTCAGAGTACTGGACTTACTCCCTGCCCTACAGGGTGGGAATCCCCGTAGCAGAGGAACTGACCAATGGGATGCAGCCGCTGCTGGCAACAAAGGCCTTCGATATGGGTGAGAGTCTGCTTCTTTTGAAAAGTTAG
- the LOC118412200 gene encoding hydrogenase maturation factor HoxX-like, producing the protein MIRSATMINRVAWRSMMSLQKAAVRTAASSSQQGSQRHKPPSQQPPGPASQQPTRQASQQPMRQPSQQALEFSPLPWVDFTSPDLAQTAANPRKITFLCNSFNGLSQRLYLELLSRGHHVTVHEDPRGEEMTRAVEADQPDLVLCPFQTRRVPAELYNNPARPALIVHPGIPGDRGPSSIDWALKEGTTEWGVTVLQADDEMDSGDIWATCKFPVNRQATKSSLYSKEVTQAAVVSVLKAIEAWEQSVPPTPLDYRHPEVC; encoded by the exons ATGATTAGAAGCGCCACCATGATCAACCGCGTCGCCTGGCGGTCCATGATGTCCCTGCAGAAAGCTGCAGTTCGCACAGCTGCATCGTCCTCTCAGCAGGGGTCACAGCGGCACAAACCACCTTCCCAGCAGCCACCTGGACCAGCATCCCAGCAGCCAACGCGGCAGGCGTCCCAACAGCCTATGCGGCAGCCATCCCAGCAGGCTTTGGAGTTCTCCCCTCTTCCATGGGTCGACTTTACCTCCCCAGATCTGGCACAAACAGCCGCAAACCCACGAAAAATCACCTTTCTGTGCAACTCGTTCAACGGGCTGTCCCAGCGGCTGTATCTGGAGCTGCTGTCACGTGGTCATCACGTGACAGTGCACGAGGACCCGCGTGGCGAGGAGATGACGCGGGCGGTGGAGGCAGACCAACCGGACCTGGTGCTGTGCCCATTCCAGACCCGCCGGGTCCCGGCCGAGCTCTACAACAACCCCGCCCGACCCGCCCTCATCGTACATCCGGGCATCCCGGGGGACAGGGGACCCTCCTCCATCGACTGGGCGCTGAAG GAGGGCACCACCGAGTGGGGAGTAACAGTACTGCAAGCTGACGATGAAATGGACTCAGGCGACATCTGGGCCACCTGCAAATTCCCCGTGAACCGCCAGGCGACCAAGTCCAGCCTGTACAGCAAGGAGGTGACACAAGCAGCGGTTGTTTCCGTGCTGAAGGCGATAGAAGCTTGGGAACAAAGCGTACCGCCAACACCACTGGACTATAGGCACCCGGAGGTATGTtaa